From the Candidatus Palauibacter australiensis genome, the window GTCATGGCCGAACTGGAGGTGGGGATGGTCGAGGACGGGACCGCGATCGGACTCGGACTCGCGACCGCGCTCAAGCGACTCGAGTCCAGCCAGGCCGAATCGCGGCTCATCGTGCTCCTCACCGACGGCCGGAACAACCGCGGCGAGATCGATCCGGCGACCGCCGCCCAAATGGCCCGGGCGCTGGGGGTCAGGGTCTATACGATCGGGGCCGGTTCGCGGGGGACAGCCCCGGTCCCCGTCGATGATCCGGTCTTCGGGCGGCGCCTCGTCTCGATTCCGGTGGATGTCGATGAACCGACGCTCACGGAGGTCGCCGAGGTCACCGGAGGTCGCTACTTCCGGGCCACGGACCGCGAGAGCCTCGAGCGCATCTACGAGGAGATCGACGCCCTCGAGACGACCGAGGTCGACGTGCAGAGCTTCACGCGGTACGGCGAACTCTTCCACTTCCCGCTCGCGGCGGGACTCGGACTGCTGCTGCTCGAGATCGGGCTCGCGCAGACGGTCCTGCGAAGACTGCCGTAGCGAGGGGGGAGGCGAGATCGTGTTCCGCTTCGGGTTCGTCACGGCGCTGTTCGGACTGGCGCTCATCCCGCTGGCCGCCGGACTCATGTGGCGCGGCGCGGTGCAGCGGCGCCAGGCGCTGGCCCGCTTCGGCGATCTCGCGCTGGTTCGCCAGTTGAG encodes:
- a CDS encoding VWA domain-containing protein yields the protein MIHRFADPAFLLLLLLLVPALAYRHLAKGGRSAGALRYPDLALLRHAGAERTGRLRHVRLALRLLALSALIVAFARPQSASTSEDVSTEGVDIVMALDISSSMLAQDLAPNRLEAAKEVAANFVERRRNDRIGLVVFAGQAFTQAPLTIDHPAVSAVMAELEVGMVEDGTAIGLGLATALKRLESSQAESRLIVLLTDGRNNRGEIDPATAAQMARALGVRVYTIGAGSRGTAPVPVDDPVFGRRLVSIPVDVDEPTLTEVAEVTGGRYFRATDRESLERIYEEIDALETTEVDVQSFTRYGELFHFPLAAGLGLLLLEIGLAQTVLRRLP